The following DNA comes from Alienimonas californiensis.
GACGGCGCCCGCACGGGGTTCGCCCTGTTCGACCTGTTCGCGAGTCGGGCCGAGACGGTCGCGTATTCGTCCGGGACCGGCGCCCCCGGAACCCGGCCGATCGCCCGGTCGGCGGTCGAGGCCCTCGTTCCGGCCGGATTCGACGACGACGAAGCCCTGCTGCCCAGCCCCGGGCCGAGCTTTCCCGGCTACCGGCTGCTGACGGAGTACTTCGCCTTCCCGGAGCGGTTCCTGTTCTTCGATCTGCGGGGGCTGGCCGCGGCGGCGGCGACCGCCGGGCCGGAACTGACGGTTACCGTGCTGCTGAGCCGCTCGCTCGACCCCGCGGGGTCGGACGGGGCCGGGCGGGACGGCCTCGCCGGGCGGGTGGGCGCCGGCAACCTGCAACTGGGCTGCGTGCCGGTCGTCAACCTGTTCTCCCACCACGCGGAGCCGCGGCTGATTTCCCACCGCACCGCCGAATACCCTGTCGTCCCGGACTACCGGCGGCCGCGGGGATTCGAGGTGTATTCGGTGGACGCCGTCACCGCGACCGATCCGACGACCGGCGCCGTCAAGGAGTTCGCCCCCTACTACGGCTCCGGGCACGGCGGCGGGGGGGCGCTGGCCTCCGGCGGACTCGGCGGGCCGGACGGGGAGGAGGTCGGCGGCGGCACGTTCTTCCACGCCCGGCGGCGGCCGAGCCTGCGGGCCCGGGACGCCGGTTCCGACGTCTCCCTGACCTTGGTCGACCTGGCGTTCAACCCGCGGCACGCCCCGCCGGAGGTGGTCGCCTGCCGGCTGACCTGCACGAACCGCGATCTGCCCCACCCCCTGACCGCCCCGCCGGACTGGGGGTTGCAGTTGGAGGAGCCCCGGCCGATCCGGCCCCCGGTCCTGCTGGGTCGCTTCAGCGCCCCCCGCCGCGTGCCCGCCGACCACGGGCGCTGGCGGCTGATCTCGCATCTGGCCCTGAACCACCTGAGCCTGACCGGCGGCGCCGACGGGGCCGCGGCCCTGCGGGAGATTCTGGCGCTGTACGGCGAAGCCCTGACCGGCGATCCCGAGGGCGCCCGGGCCGCCGCGGCCCAGATCGCGGGCATCGTCGCCGTCAACTCCCGCCGCTCCACCAAGCGCGTGCCGGACGGCCGGCACGCGGTGTTCGCCCGGGGCGTGGAGATCACGCTGGACCTGGACCGCGCCCGGTTCACCGGCGGCAGCGGCACGCTGTTCGCCAACGTGCTGGACCGGTTCGTCAGCCGCTACGCCTCGCTGAACTCCTTCACCCAGTTGCGCGCCCGCTGGAGCGGCGACCCGCGGCCCTTCCGCGTCTGGCCGGTGCGCGCCGGCGGTCGGGACCTCGTCTGATGAGCGCCCCGCCCGCCCCGCCGCCGCCGCCCGCTCCGTCCCGTTCGGCGCCGCCGTCTGCGGCGTCGAAGCCGTACTCCGGCGATCCGGACCGCGACCCGGATCTCGGTCGCCGGCTCCTGCGGGACGGCTCGCGGTTCGAGTTCTTCCAGGCCGTCCGGCTGCTCACGAAGCTGCGTCCCGGCCGCGGTCCCGACCCGACCGTGCTGGACGAGACCCGGCGCGGCGAACGCGGCCGCGCGGGCGAGCCCGATCTGGAACCGGTTTGCCGCTTCCGGACGCGAGCGCGGCTGGACTTCCCCGCCAGTTCCATCGACCTGATCGAACCGCCGACGCCCCCCAGGCGGTCCGCGACCGGCGAGCGGTCGGCGGGGGCGGGCGACGCGGCGGCCGATCCGCTGGCGACGGCGCCGCGGGTCTGGCTGAATCACTTCGGGTTGGTCGGCGCCTCCGGCGTGCTGCCGCGGCACTACACGGAGCTGATCCAACAACGGCGGCGGGACCCGCGGGACTCGACGCTGCACGAGTTCCTGGACCTGTTCACCCACCGTCTGGCGGGGCTGTTCTACCGGGCCTGGGTGAAGTACCGGCCGTGGGCCGCCCACGAGCGGGCCGCCGCCGGCGAGGCGACCGTCGCCGCCGATCCCGCCCGGCGCCGGGCCTACCTCACCGATCCCGTCGCCGGCCGGCCCGCCGACGATCCCGCCGGGGACGCCCTGCTGGCGATCGCCGGGCTGGCCGGACCCGCGTCCCGCCTGCGGGAGTCGGTGCGGCACGCGCCGGCCCCGCGGCTGGCGCTGTCGGACGACCGGCTGCGGTACTACGCCGGCCTGCTGGCGGGGCCGAACCGCTCGGCGGCCGGGCTGGAAGTGTTGCTGAGGCACTGTCTGACGGCGCCCGTCACGGTGCAGACGTTCGTGGGCCAGTGGCTGCACCTCGATCCCGAGGACCGCTGCCAGCTGTCCTCCGCGGCGCCGCCCCGGCTGGGCCGCGACGCGGTCGTCGGCGCCCGGGTGCGGGACGCGCAGGGGCGGTTCCGCGTGGTGATCGGGCCGCTGTCGCTGAAGGACTTCTGTTCCCTGCTGCCGGACGGTGCCGCCCACCGGGTCGCGGCCGATCTCGTGCGGCTGTACGCCGGGCCCGAGTTCGACTTCGACTTCGAACTGCGCCTGCGGTCCGAGGAGACCCCCGCCCTGCACCTCGGCGGCCCGCACGCCCGGTTGGGCTACACCACCTGGTCCGCCGCCGGTGAGGGGGACGCCGGCGGGATGGGGAGGGCCGACGGGTTCCGCTCCGTCGTCGTGCCGATCGCCGAGAGCTGAGGGGCCCGCACCCTCCCGCAGGGCCTCCCCGCCCCCGCGGCCTCCCCCCGCGACCGGTCGCCCGGTTCGAGCGACGTTGAACGAAACGGGCGGATCGAGAGACTGTGCGCGCCGGGGCGACCGCCCCGGCGACCGCCGCCCGCCCCCACCCCACGCCCGCATGCCCTCTTTCGTCCACTGGCACGAGGGGATGTTCCTTGGCCCGCAGCATTTGCAGGCCGGGGAGAACGCCGTGGCGACCCGCGTCGCCCGCGGCGAGACATGGCACGCGCCGTATCCCTACGGCCTGGCGGACGTGGAACTGGACCTCGACGGGCTGCGCGACGGCGTGTTGCGCGTGCCGCGGGTGCGGGCGCGATTCCGGAACGGCACGCACCTGCTGGCGCCGGGCAACGCCTCCCTCGACCCCCTGCCGGTGCCGCCCTCCGCGTTCGCGGCCGGCGGGCCGTTGACGATCCACCTCGCGGTCCCGCTGGCGGAGGCCGGGCGGTCCAACGTCGCCGCCAACCCCGCGGACAACGCCCGCTATCTGCTGGACCGCCGCGAGGTGGACGACGAGAACGAGCCCGGGCACCCGCAGGACGTCGCCTTCCGCCGGCTCAACGCCAAGCTGATCGCCGGGGAGGAAACGGGCGGGGGCGTGCCCGGCGCCGGCGGTTACGAAACGCTGCCGCTCTGCCGGCTGCGACTGGGCGACGGGGCCGGCGCCGCGGTGGAACTGGACGACGCCTACATCCCGCCGCTGCTCCGCTGCGACGCCTGGTCCGGACTGCGGTCCGGGCTGCTGGCGGCGGCCCGGGACCGGCTCAGCGCGGCGGCGGACAAGGCCTCCCGGCAGATGCTCGACCGCGGGGCGAGCTTCGGCGGGGCGAATGCCGACGATCTGGAGCGCCTGTTTCGCCTGCAGGCCGTCAACAACGCCCTGCCGCCGGTGGCGCAGGTCGCCGCCGCCCGCGGGCTGCACCCGTGGTTCGCCTATCAGGAGCTCTGCCGGGCGGTGGGGGCGGTGTCGATCTTCACCGACGCCCGCCGCGCCCCGTCGGACCTGCCGCTCTACGACCACGACGACCTGGGCGGGTGCTTCCGGTCCGTGCTGGCCTCGCTGCGGCCGGACCCGGGCGGGGCGGACTACTTCACCGCCCCCTTCTATTACGACGTCGACGAGAACCGCCTCTGGTCGGAGTTGCAGCAGGAATGGCTCGGCGGCGGGTGGCGGTTCTGGATCGGCGTGGCGAGCGAACTGCCGGACGCGGAGGTCACGCGGCTGCTGTCCGGCGAGTTGCAGTGGAAGGTCGCCCGGATGGACAAGGTGAACGAGGTCTACGACCGGGCCCTCGACTCCCTGCGGCTCACCCCGGAACCGCTGCCGCGCGACCTGCCCCCCAAGAACGGCGACCGCCGCTGGACCTATTGGTCCGTGAACCGCGAGGGGTCCCGGTGGCGGGAGGTGGAGGAATGGCCCTACCTGGGCATTCGGGTGAACGATCTGGCCACGACCCGCCGCGACGACGCCGAAGGCCGCCTCTGGCTGCGGGCGAAGGACGGCCGCACCGGGTCGTTGCAGTTCACGCTCTTCGCCGCCCCCGCCGATTCGTGACGAGCACCAGTCTCCGGTCGGTTCCCCAGTCCGCCTCCCGCACGGCCAACCGCCGGGCTCGCCCGTCGCCTCCCCCACGCCAGCGCCCATGACGCCCGAAGTCGCCGACCGTGTGGAACCGGTCATTCACGCCGTGCTCGACCTGCGGGCGGCGGGTCATCACGGCCGCCGGCCGGATCTGGAACGGGAACGGGACCGCTTGCACGACCTGCTGGACGGCGTCCGCACGCTGTCCGGCCCCGCCGCCCGCGACGCCGACCTGATCCGCCGGTGCCTGACCTACTGGGCGGACGAATCCCTGCAGGCGAAGTACGGCGACGCCTGGGGCCGCGACCTGTTGGAGTGGCGCTCCTACGGCACGCGGGACCGCGGCTATCGGTTCTACCACGACTTCGAACAGGACGGCCGGCACGCCGGGGCGGACGCGGCGGAGGTCTGGTACCTGGCCTCCTCGCTCGGCTTCCAGGGCGACATCCTCCTCGCCTTCGAAAAGCTCGGCCGCCAACCGCCGGGGGTGCGTCCCGACGAACGGCCGGACGCCGCCCGCGCCCGGGAAGCGTGGGTGCGGGCGCTGGCCCGCCGGGTGACGCGGGACGACCCCGCGGCGCTGGAGGAGGGCCCGCCGCCGGACGGCGACGTCCGCCCGCTGCAGGGCGGCACGCTGCTCCGCGGCGCCGCCGCCCTGACGGCGATCGCCGCCCTCCTCGCCGCCGGCCTCGGCTGGGCCGCTTTGAGTTATTAACGCTCCCGCGGCGCGTCCGCGGTCAGGCGGGACCCCGCCGGACGGCGGGTGAAGCGCGATTAAATATGGACGTCACGTCCGGGGGACCGCCGGGGGACCGCTGCGACTCAGCCAGCGGTCGTTCCCTTCGTCGCCCGCCCTGGCGCCTGCGTCACGCGACGGCGGCCCTGCAGTCCGAGACACGTTGTTCGCCGGCGGGGCGGGTCTTACGATCGGCTCGACGTTCCGTTCTGCGTCTGCATTTTCTGGGGACTTCGATGCTGCAATCCGTTCGCTGGCGTCGGCTGTCCTGGCAGGTTGCGCTCGTGTGCGCCCTGGCGGCCTGCGGATCGCCCGCCAGATCCGCCGACGGGGTTTTAAGCCGGGGCCCCTATCTGCAAATGGGCACGCCCGATTCGATGGCGATCCTGTGGCGCACGGAGGGGCCGATTCGACCGACGGTCCGCTACGGCCGGAGCCCCGACCAGTTGGATCACGTCGTCGAGGACGACGGGATTACGGTCCGCGTCTCTCCGGATCAGTCGAACGGCGACGACTTGCCCCGCTTGCACAGCGCTCCGGAACAGACCTACCAATACGAAGCGCAGCTGACCGGATTGGAGGCGGGCACCGAGTATTACTATCAGGTGTTCGACGGTGAGCGGGCGCTGGCCGGCGGCGACGCGGATCACCGCTTCGCCACGCATCCGCAACCGGGACAGGCTCGACCGCTGCGGTTCTGGGTGGTCGGCGATTCGGGCACCGGCGGCAAGGATCAGAAGCTGGTTCACGACGCCATGCGTCAGTTCACCGGGGATCAAGACCGTCCGCTGGATCTGTACGTGCACGTCGGCGATATGGCGTACGGCTCGGGAACGGACGATCAATTCCAGGAGCGGTTCTTCGAGATCTACCAGCCGACCCTGCGGAACGTCGTCTGCTGGCCGGCCATGGGAAATCACGAGGGGCACACGTCCAAGGGGGAGACGGGCGTCGGCCCCTATTACGACGCCTATCGCGTGCCGACGCGCGGCGAGGCGGGGGGCGCGGCGTCCGGCACGGAGGCCTACTACGCGTTCGACTACGGCCGCGTGCATTTCGTCTGCCTGGACTCTCACGACCTGGACCGGAGTCCCGCGGGGGCGATGGCCCAGTGGTTGAGAGCGGATCTGGAAAAAACGAACGCCGACTGGTTGATCGCCTTCTGGCATCACCCCCCGTACACCAAGGGCTCCCACGACAGCGATCGCGAGCGGCAACTGGTGGAGATGCGGACGCACGTCATGCCGATCCTGGAATCGGCGGGCGTCGATTTAGTGCTGACGGGGCATTCGCATATCTACGAGCGGTCGATGTTGATCGACGGCGCCTACGCCACCCCCACGACGGCCGAGGGCGTGGTGTTGGACGACGGCGACGGCGATCCCTCTGGCGACGGTTCCTATCGCAAGAGCGCCGGTCTGCGGCCCAACGAGGGCGCCGTCCAGGTGGTCGCCGGACACGGGGGCGCGGGACTGTCCCGGAAGGGAACGATGCCGGTGATGAAGCGGATCCTCCTGGAGCACGGGTCGGTCGTCGTCGACGTCGACGGGGACGCTTTGACCGCCGTGATGATCAATAAACACGGGGAGACGCGGGATCTGTTCCAGATCGTCAAGCGGGGCGAGGTCAGTCCGCAGCGGATCGCCGATCCGTGGCGCCCCGAACCGCCGTCGCCGGAGGAGATGCGACCGCCGGGGAAGCTGCCCCGAGTCCTCGTGCCGAAGAACGCGGTGCAACTCGTCAAGCCGCACGAACACTGGGAATACCTGGCGGGCGAGCATCCGCCGGAGGACTGGAACGAGTTCGATTTCCACACCGAGGGCTGGAGTTCCGGCCGCGCCGGCTTCGGCTACGGAGACGACGATGACATGACTCAGCTCAAGGGGATGCGCGGCAAATACTCCGTCGTCTATACACGGACGGAGTTCGGCGAGCCCCCGGCCGCGGCGGGCGAACTGGGCCTGGTGATCAACTACGACGACGGCTTTATCGCCTATCTGAACGGCCAGGAAGTGCAGCGGGTCGGCGTGAAGAAAGGAAGCGGCACGGACGCGGGCAAAATCGACAGCCACGAGGCCGACGGCTACCACTACATCCCCCTGCCGGGAGCCCGAAAACATCTGCGGCCCGACGAGAATCTCCTCGCCATCGAAGGCCACAACAGAAAAATCGACAGCAGCGATTTCACGCTGGACGCCTACTTCATCTTCGTTCCGCAGGACGAAAAGGAGGTCGTGGAGGAAAAGGCCGAGAAGGAAGCTCGGACGGAGCAGGAAGAATAAATGCCTCGCGCGCCCCTGACGCTTTGCTGCCTGTGGCTCTCCTTACCGCTGGGCGTTTGTCTGGCGCATGACAGCCCGGAGCATGTGATCGAAGACCTGACGCGGTTGATGGAGCGCGACGGTCGCTCCGCTCCCCACCTGTACCGGCGGGCGTGCGAGTACCGCCTCCTGGGACGCCTGGAGCAGGCCGCGG
Coding sequences within:
- the tssF gene encoding type VI secretion system baseplate subunit TssF is translated as MRDDLERLYESELAATRGLASEFGRARPKIADRLVLDGGKSEDPHVERLIQAFAFLTARVRLKLEDEFPELTDALLSVLYPHYLAPVPAMGVVQFRPDPSVGPQEGPLHLPRGTMIRTAELDDPRVRCRFRTAAALDVWPLEVSAAAYATAPFPDSFGLTGKLADAPAAVRFTLRSVTGRPISELRGANGKPLDVLRLHLADPDGARTGFALFDLFASRAETVAYSSGTGAPGTRPIARSAVEALVPAGFDDDEALLPSPGPSFPGYRLLTEYFAFPERFLFFDLRGLAAAAATAGPELTVTVLLSRSLDPAGSDGAGRDGLAGRVGAGNLQLGCVPVVNLFSHHAEPRLISHRTAEYPVVPDYRRPRGFEVYSVDAVTATDPTTGAVKEFAPYYGSGHGGGGALASGGLGGPDGEEVGGGTFFHARRRPSLRARDAGSDVSLTLVDLAFNPRHAPPEVVACRLTCTNRDLPHPLTAPPDWGLQLEEPRPIRPPVLLGRFSAPRRVPADHGRWRLISHLALNHLSLTGGADGAAALREILALYGEALTGDPEGARAAAAQIAGIVAVNSRRSTKRVPDGRHAVFARGVEITLDLDRARFTGGSGTLFANVLDRFVSRYASLNSFTQLRARWSGDPRPFRVWPVRAGGRDLV
- the tssG gene encoding type VI secretion system baseplate subunit TssG, whose protein sequence is MSAPPAPPPPPAPSRSAPPSAASKPYSGDPDRDPDLGRRLLRDGSRFEFFQAVRLLTKLRPGRGPDPTVLDETRRGERGRAGEPDLEPVCRFRTRARLDFPASSIDLIEPPTPPRRSATGERSAGAGDAAADPLATAPRVWLNHFGLVGASGVLPRHYTELIQQRRRDPRDSTLHEFLDLFTHRLAGLFYRAWVKYRPWAAHERAAAGEATVAADPARRRAYLTDPVAGRPADDPAGDALLAIAGLAGPASRLRESVRHAPAPRLALSDDRLRYYAGLLAGPNRSAAGLEVLLRHCLTAPVTVQTFVGQWLHLDPEDRCQLSSAAPPRLGRDAVVGARVRDAQGRFRVVIGPLSLKDFCSLLPDGAAHRVAADLVRLYAGPEFDFDFELRLRSEETPALHLGGPHARLGYTTWSAAGEGDAGGMGRADGFRSVVVPIAES
- the tssK gene encoding type VI secretion system baseplate subunit TssK, translated to MPSFVHWHEGMFLGPQHLQAGENAVATRVARGETWHAPYPYGLADVELDLDGLRDGVLRVPRVRARFRNGTHLLAPGNASLDPLPVPPSAFAAGGPLTIHLAVPLAEAGRSNVAANPADNARYLLDRREVDDENEPGHPQDVAFRRLNAKLIAGEETGGGVPGAGGYETLPLCRLRLGDGAGAAVELDDAYIPPLLRCDAWSGLRSGLLAAARDRLSAAADKASRQMLDRGASFGGANADDLERLFRLQAVNNALPPVAQVAAARGLHPWFAYQELCRAVGAVSIFTDARRAPSDLPLYDHDDLGGCFRSVLASLRPDPGGADYFTAPFYYDVDENRLWSELQQEWLGGGWRFWIGVASELPDAEVTRLLSGELQWKVARMDKVNEVYDRALDSLRLTPEPLPRDLPPKNGDRRWTYWSVNREGSRWREVEEWPYLGIRVNDLATTRRDDAEGRLWLRAKDGRTGSLQFTLFAAPADS
- a CDS encoding DotU family type IV/VI secretion system protein, encoding MTPEVADRVEPVIHAVLDLRAAGHHGRRPDLERERDRLHDLLDGVRTLSGPAARDADLIRRCLTYWADESLQAKYGDAWGRDLLEWRSYGTRDRGYRFYHDFEQDGRHAGADAAEVWYLASSLGFQGDILLAFEKLGRQPPGVRPDERPDAARAREAWVRALARRVTRDDPAALEEGPPPDGDVRPLQGGTLLRGAAALTAIAALLAAGLGWAALSY
- a CDS encoding purple acid phosphatase family protein; its protein translation is MLQSVRWRRLSWQVALVCALAACGSPARSADGVLSRGPYLQMGTPDSMAILWRTEGPIRPTVRYGRSPDQLDHVVEDDGITVRVSPDQSNGDDLPRLHSAPEQTYQYEAQLTGLEAGTEYYYQVFDGERALAGGDADHRFATHPQPGQARPLRFWVVGDSGTGGKDQKLVHDAMRQFTGDQDRPLDLYVHVGDMAYGSGTDDQFQERFFEIYQPTLRNVVCWPAMGNHEGHTSKGETGVGPYYDAYRVPTRGEAGGAASGTEAYYAFDYGRVHFVCLDSHDLDRSPAGAMAQWLRADLEKTNADWLIAFWHHPPYTKGSHDSDRERQLVEMRTHVMPILESAGVDLVLTGHSHIYERSMLIDGAYATPTTAEGVVLDDGDGDPSGDGSYRKSAGLRPNEGAVQVVAGHGGAGLSRKGTMPVMKRILLEHGSVVVDVDGDALTAVMINKHGETRDLFQIVKRGEVSPQRIADPWRPEPPSPEEMRPPGKLPRVLVPKNAVQLVKPHEHWEYLAGEHPPEDWNEFDFHTEGWSSGRAGFGYGDDDDMTQLKGMRGKYSVVYTRTEFGEPPAAAGELGLVINYDDGFIAYLNGQEVQRVGVKKGSGTDAGKIDSHEADGYHYIPLPGARKHLRPDENLLAIEGHNRKIDSSDFTLDAYFIFVPQDEKEVVEEKAEKEARTEQEE